The genomic stretch AAAGCCAACGAGGCTTTGTTTCCTCCCAGGTTGTTCTCCAACTCAAAAACGCGGCCATCAACGGCGTAATTTCCCCTCCCCACCAGTGAGCCTCTTGGCCTGCGATATTGTTATCGTATTCAGCTGCAACTTTCAGGCAGCCAACCCGCTCAGCCTTCGATAGCTCACGACGCCAAATTCGCCTGGCGATCGCCTTGTAGATGGACGTCGCTTTCTTCAATAGTTTCTTACTCGGCCTCCGAACTTCTTCTGTACCTTCCGCAATTTCTAAATCGAGTATATCGTTTCTTTCGTGAGGATCGATATCCACCCATGAAGGCACCGGCAGGCCTGTAGTCACGACCCAACTGCGAAGGAGCCTTCCGTCACCTCCCATGACCTCTAGAGTTCGGCTTGGCAGCTCCTCGTGAACGAAAAGCCCCCTCACCCACTCGAATGCTTCGGCCATGCGGCTCCACTCAGTAGAGGAGAGTTGGAGACGTTTCGGCAAAGGAACTTGGCTATTTCGAGGAGGGCGAGTTGCCCCGATCTCCCTTTCCCTCCGAAAATGCTGCGACGCCGGCTGGCCACTATTCTCTAGGGGCACCCCATGGATCGGACAGCGCGCGGTGAACGAGAGCTGGAATAGCACGGAGTGATAGCCGGACTCCCGGCAGACTGGGCATTGGCGGGGACGAACATGAACGAACGTTCGAGCAACCCGTGCTTCGTCGCCTAGAAGATGCTCAACGAACATTTCCTTCGATTCTTCGGGAACCAAGCCAAGGGCGCCTGAGAGCTCCTCGAGATCGAAGCTATCGACACGCCACCAGTCGCCGGTTCCTGAGAGGTGCCCGATCGATCTCCGTATCTTCTGAAAGCTACAGTGATTGAAGAAGGGAAGCCGGGCTGCCATCGACCAGACAGATTCGAATGGACGCCTCCAAGGAGTAGGGAGGCAGAGGGACGCCCGGAGGCGGCGACTCCCCTGCCCTTTGATCTCTAGAGCCTTCACTTAGAGTTGCCCTCCGATAGGGTCTTGGCGACCAATGCCTCGATGCAGTTCGAGCGCCGCACGATATCCTTGATGCGTGCGGCATTGATTTCCGGATCGGAGACCGCCTTTTCTCCGTACTTGGTGAGCAAAATGCCCACCATTCTGGTGAAATAGGCCATCGGGACCTCGTCGACCTTATCGATCTTCTTTCCTTCGGCCTCGAGACGGATCGCCTCCCAAAAGTCCTGGGCGTGGTCGGCCAAACGCCAACCCTGATTCCAGGCTCTCGGAAAGTAATGTCGGGAAAAGGAGCATCCGCTACCTTGAGGAAATTCGGCCGTGTCGTATTCCTTGAGGCACTGCTGAACTTCTCGGGCCGAGGTGAGCCCCATGAAGCGTCGGCTGTGGACCATGAAGCGGCCGACGATCTGCATCTGGCCCGTCTTGCAATAGGCTTCCTTTCGTTTTGCGAGCTCCGGCTGACCGACGAGGAGGACGATGAAGGCAACGCCTCGCTTGTCGAGGTCGGTATGGATGTCCATCAGCCATTCGAATTGGATCTCCGTCAACCGCTGGGCATCGTCGATAAAGAGAACCAGGCGGTCTTCGCCGGTCGAGGTGGCTTTGTCGACGAGGAACTCGATGAGGCGGTTCCGTTTTTGCGCGGGTGAGCCCGAATCTGGGATTGCGTGTTCAGCTGCGGCGAGGAGGTCGGAAAAGAAGTTCCCCTCCCCTGAAATGCGATAGGACCGGCACGGCATTTCAAAGGTAAAGAGATCCGGCCATTCGCACCTCAACCCGAGGCGAAGGTGGCGAATTGCTCGCGTTTTCCCCATGCGCTGATAGCCCCAGATGATGGCTCCAGGACACCTCGCTTCGACCCATTCGCGAGTCGCATCGTAGAGGCTTCGGACAGCTGCCGTAGGCAGGATATATTTTGCGGTTTCGATCGGATGAGTGGACATAGGCTAATAGGTGATGGTTCCCAGGGATAGGTCATCGAGGACCCCCTCCCGGAAAGGAGTTGGCGGCGGTTCGGATTTGACGCTCTCAAACCAGGTCTCGGATGAATCCTTAATAGGTTCCCCCGCGCTAGCTCGCTTCTCGACGTCGACGATCTTCGTGCGGGCCCTCTTCGATTTTGCCGCTTGGGCGTTGA from Verrucomicrobium sp. GAS474 encodes the following:
- a CDS encoding ATP-binding protein, encoding MSTHPIETAKYILPTAAVRSLYDATREWVEARCPGAIIWGYQRMGKTRAIRHLRLGLRCEWPDLFTFEMPCRSYRISGEGNFFSDLLAAAEHAIPDSGSPAQKRNRLIEFLVDKATSTGEDRLVLFIDDAQRLTEIQFEWLMDIHTDLDKRGVAFIVLLVGQPELAKRKEAYCKTGQMQIVGRFMVHSRRFMGLTSAREVQQCLKEYDTAEFPQGSGCSFSRHYFPRAWNQGWRLADHAQDFWEAIRLEAEGKKIDKVDEVPMAYFTRMVGILLTKYGEKAVSDPEINAARIKDIVRRSNCIEALVAKTLSEGNSK